The proteins below are encoded in one region of Hordeum vulgare subsp. vulgare unplaced genomic scaffold, MorexV3_pseudomolecules_assembly, whole genome shotgun sequence:
- the LOC123417022 gene encoding NAD(P)H-quinone oxidoreductase subunit 2 B, chloroplastic-like — protein MIWHVQNENFILDSTRIFMKAFHLLLFNGSFIFPECILIFGLILLLMIDSTSDQKDRPWFYFISSTSLVISITALLFRWREEPIISFSGNFQTNNFNEIFQFLILLCSTLCIPLSVEYIECTEMAITEFLLFVLTATLGGMFLCGANDLITIFVAPECFSLCSYLLSGYTKRDLRSNEATMKYLLMGGASSSILVHGFSWLYGSSGGEIELQEIVNGLINTQMYNSPGISIALISITVGLGFKLSPAPFHQWTPDVYEGVWFVRQIPTSISISEVFGFCKTP, from the coding sequence ATGATCTGGCATGTACAGAATGAAAACTTCATTCTCGATTCTACGAGAATTTTTATGAAAGCGTTTCATTTGCTTCTCTTCAATGGAAGTTTCATTTTCCCAGAATGTATCCTAATTTTTGGCCTAATTCTTCTTCTGATGATCGATTCAACCTCTGATCAAAAAGATAGACCTTGGTTCTATTTCATCTCTTCAACAAGTTTAGTAATAAGCATAACGGCCCTATTGTTCCGATGGAGAGAAGAACCTATAATTAGCTTTTCGGGAAATTTCCAAACGAACAATTTCAACGAAATCTTTCAATTTCTCATTTTATTATGTTCAACTTTATGTATTCCTCTATCCgtagagtacattgaatgtacagaAATGGCTATAACAGAGTTTCTGTTATTCGTATTAACAGCTACTCTAGGGGGAATGTTTTTATGTGGTGCTAACGATTTAATAACTATCTTTGTAGCTCCAGAATGTTTCAGTTTATGTTCCTACCTATTGTCTGGATATACCAAGAGAGATCTACGGTCTAATGAGGCTACTATGAAATATTTACTCATGGGTGGGGCAAGCTCTTCTATTCTGGTTCATGGTTTCTCTTGGCTATATGGTTCATCTGGGGGGGAGATCGAGCTTCAAGAAATTGTGAACGGTCTTATCAATACACAAATGTATAACTCCCCAGGAATTTCAATTGCGCTTATATCCATCACTGTAGGACTTGGGTTCAAGCTTTCCCCAGCCCCTTTTCATCAATGGACTCCTGACGTCTACGAAGGAGTGTGGTTCGTTCGACAAATTCCTACCTCTATATCTATCTCTGAGGTGTTTGGGTTTTGCAAAACTCCATAG